The following coding sequences lie in one Verrucomicrobiales bacterium genomic window:
- a CDS encoding sigma-70 family RNA polymerase sigma factor, translating to MNTISNDRELIGRYVGGQSEDAFKELFRKHFSLVYGSARRITRDPDLACDVAQCVFHQFARKAGSLAPDVHLGGWLYRASVFEASKLVRSECRRRSREMEAGILTEGQSRTDLVSEDGVSLEEQLDQALGRLGADDRKLVLLRFWHRMTARQIAKILGLTEAAAQKRLTRALDKLRSQVQLNGLVPDIAIVTGLLQAMLSQTAPSTQAAKVSYLMDALLHGRRAAWTTRFESFLYQVLHAHRPAVTSALVALNIVLWAGIYQPAQDAWSHRGDSGSTLTLVNGWRNLSMGFGLLVDSSFTTLGIYPPNTPRSGTGFCL from the coding sequence ATGAACACGATCTCGAACGACCGCGAATTGATTGGGCGATATGTGGGGGGGCAATCGGAGGACGCTTTCAAAGAGCTCTTCCGCAAGCACTTTTCGCTGGTATATGGGTCGGCGCGACGGATCACGCGCGATCCCGATCTGGCCTGTGATGTTGCTCAGTGTGTGTTCCACCAGTTTGCTCGGAAAGCGGGCTCGCTGGCTCCCGATGTCCACTTGGGGGGATGGCTGTACAGAGCCTCCGTCTTTGAAGCCAGCAAACTGGTTCGTTCGGAGTGCCGTCGGAGGAGCCGGGAGATGGAAGCCGGTATTCTGACTGAGGGGCAATCCCGTACCGACCTCGTTTCCGAAGACGGGGTCTCCTTGGAAGAGCAGCTGGACCAAGCTCTGGGTCGGTTGGGAGCCGATGACCGGAAGTTGGTCCTGCTTCGCTTTTGGCATCGGATGACCGCTCGCCAGATCGCAAAAATCCTAGGGCTGACCGAGGCAGCCGCCCAGAAGAGGCTCACCCGTGCCTTGGACAAGCTTCGCAGCCAAGTGCAGCTGAACGGTCTCGTTCCCGATATCGCCATAGTCACCGGGTTGCTCCAAGCGATGTTAAGCCAGACGGCCCCCTCCACCCAAGCAGCCAAGGTTTCCTACCTGATGGACGCCCTGCTGCATGGAAGAAGGGCAGCTTGGACGACTCGATTCGAGTCTTTCCTATACCAGGTGTTGCATGCTCACCGGCCGGCTGTCACGAGCGCATTGGTGGCTTTGAACATCGTCCTGTGGGCAGGCATCTACCAACCGGCCCAAGACGCATGGAGCCACCGAGGCGACTCAGGATCCACGCTCACGCTCGTCAACGGATGGCGAAATCTCAGCATGGGTTTCGGGCTCCTGGTTGACTCATCCTTTACCACTCTCGGCATCTATCCCCCCAACACGCCACGTTCGGGCACTGGATTCTGCCTCTGA